In the Geobacter sp. FeAm09 genome, one interval contains:
- the cobT gene encoding nicotinate-nucleotide--dimethylbenzimidazole phosphoribosyltransferase, with amino-acid sequence MNIVEATLERIKPVSPQLLEQAQGRLDIKTKPLGSLGRLEEFGRRFAAISGTLNPDTAKKVIFTFAGDHGVTDEGVSAFPKEVTPQMAFNILAGGAGVNVLARHAGAEVRLVDVGVDYDFNGVEGLIDRKVARGTRNFAKGPAMTRDEVLAALKVGIDQADQCKAEGVAMAGTGELGIGNTTPSSAIIAAISGIPVRELTHRGTGINDAGLENKIRAIEQGLAVNRPDPKDPLDVLTKVGGLEIAAIAGLVLGCAANGIPVVVDGFISTAGALIASEMHPHVRDYIFAAHASVEIGHRFMLERIGATPILNLDLRLGEGTGAALAMGLIEAGVKVLKEMATFEQAGVTEQL; translated from the coding sequence ATGAACATCGTAGAAGCCACGCTGGAACGCATCAAACCGGTCAGCCCCCAATTGCTGGAACAGGCCCAGGGCCGGCTGGACATCAAGACCAAGCCGCTCGGCTCCCTGGGCAGGCTGGAGGAGTTCGGCCGCCGTTTCGCCGCCATCAGCGGCACCTTGAATCCCGACACCGCGAAAAAGGTCATCTTCACCTTTGCCGGCGACCACGGCGTGACCGACGAGGGGGTCTCGGCCTTCCCGAAAGAGGTCACCCCCCAGATGGCCTTCAACATCCTGGCCGGCGGGGCCGGCGTCAACGTGCTGGCCCGCCATGCCGGGGCCGAGGTGCGGTTGGTGGACGTGGGGGTGGACTACGACTTCAACGGCGTCGAAGGCCTGATCGACCGCAAGGTGGCCCGCGGCACCCGGAACTTCGCCAAGGGACCGGCCATGACCCGTGACGAGGTCCTGGCCGCCCTGAAGGTCGGCATCGACCAGGCCGACCAGTGCAAAGCGGAAGGTGTGGCCATGGCGGGAACGGGCGAATTGGGCATCGGCAATACGACCCCCTCCTCGGCCATCATCGCCGCCATCTCCGGCATTCCGGTCAGGGAGCTGACCCACCGCGGCACCGGCATCAACGACGCTGGCCTGGAGAACAAGATCCGGGCCATCGAACAGGGCCTGGCCGTCAACCGCCCCGACCCGAAGGACCCGCTGGACGTGCTGACCAAGGTGGGGGGGCTGGAGATCGCCGCCATTGCCGGCCTGGTGCTGGGGTGCGCGGCCAACGGCATCCCGGTGGTGGTGGACGGCTTCATCTCCACCGCCGGCGCGCTGATCGCCTCGGAAATGCACCCCCATGTGCGCGACTACATCTTTGCCGCCCACGCCTCGGTGGAGATCGGCCACCGCTTCATGCTGGAACGGATCGGCGCCACGCCGATCCTGAACCTGGACCTGCGCCTGGGGGAAGGCACCGGCGCCGCCCTGGCCATGGGCCTGATCGAGGCCGGGGTGAAGGTGTTGAAAGAGATGGCCACCTTCGAGCAGGCAGGAGTAACGGAACAGCTATAA